TACTTGTGATTTACAAATCACGACGCGGGGTGTAAACATGCCACCTGACATGAGGCTAATCCCCGATGATCTCTAGGGCTTGATCAGTCACGATGACAGGAGGGCTACCAGGTAGCTATTTGTCTCAATATATCTACTGTAGGTTGTCATATGCGAGTGGACGATGTGAAACGAAACACAAGGTTTGGCCCAGAACGTTCTTATCCAGCTAGCTGATCAAGGCACGTCGATTCGTGCTCTTGAAGCTCCGACATCGGGTTGAACGGAACCACCTCTACCATTTCCACCTGTTCCAGCTGCATttccacctcgaccacctcttGCTGACGTACCAGGTCCAGTTGAGTTTCTCGTGAGAATCTCCATGACTTGAGCTTTACCAGACCTGTCCTttcctcgacctcttcctccaccaccaccgccaccaccacctctttctcctctatCGGTTTTTGTACTGTTATCTCCACCTTTCCCTGCCCCATCGCCTCTCCCACCTTTATTGGCTTTAGGCCCAGTAGCACCTTCTGTATTTCTGGCACCATTCGAAGGTGTTGGTCGTCCTCCATCTTGCTTGTGAGCTTGTGACGGCGTTGATCTTCCTCCAGCCGGAGGTTTTGAGGTAGTCTGAGAAGCTTGACCTTGCTCAGACGTGGCTTTTCCACTTGATTCgccatctttcttccccttcttcctgtttctacctttcttcttattctctccatcaccttgTCCCTGAGGGGTGGCTGTCCCGGATTCGGGGATGGGAGAAGCGATATGTACCTCTCTACCTTTTCCAGCTACCATCACCGGACCAGAACCAGCTTGAGCGGCACGCTTCGTAGCTGCCGCTGTGACACTTGCTAACGCAGCTGCACGACGAGCCGACTCATtagcagatgatgaagaggcggcggatttggaagatgatttggattttttGTTTTTGCCTTGAGCTCGAAGATGTTCTAGCAGTGGTGTAGTCGTGGGTTGAGCTTGGGGTGCTACAACAGGAAATTGCATGTAAGCTTGGTTGTAGACCTAGAACACCAGACGACATCACAATGGAAGCTTACCGGATACCTCCAAAATTGGCTTAACAGGTTCTGCTTTCAAACTTTCCAGGTATGATAGGTAATCGGGATCTGATCAGGTATTCTGCATAAGCTTAGACGAAACACTAGCAGCGTCAAAGGAGCTCACCCTCATCGATCGTGCCCTGCCTGGCATCGACCTTGACTTTGGCTTTATAAGGTGTTTTCTGGACTGGTGCAAACTCGACCACAGCTTGATATTCGGCTCCTGCAGACTCAGCCTGTCAGCTCAACAAGTATGGTGATCACTTGTCCCTTTGACCCGGACAGCTTACCGGTTTTGGCTTTAAATACATGTCCATCGAATCCTCGAACGAAATCTACCAGAGCCTCTGGACTAGCCATGAGGGCATACGCTCTcgaatgaatgggatgagagTCGTAGCCTCTACGTAATAGTTGGTATTAGCTATATACACCTTGGGATGATGAACACGACTGCCTAGATTCTGTTGTGTTGAGTGGCATGTAAACTCACCCATCACCCACTTTTCcctttatataccttttccaCAGGCATGTCTTATCATTTATCCATGTTGATACCGATTTCCAGAATAGTTCTTCCGGCAAAGTAGGTGGCAACCGCCTGATCACTAGCTTGTTTCGAGGTGTCgcggaggaagaagaagcttgaGCCACCATTAGGAAGATGTGAGAATCCACCCGTCTTCGTTGATCGCAGTATTGAGGGATATAACCCCGATTCTCTGGTTTCGAGTCGATTTTCCtggatggatcaggtatcTACGAATGCTTGAtagagaaaggaagggaatctATGATGTATCTTGACTGTCTATCTGTTGTCTATTGGTGGCAACAGCATTAATGACTTGATGCAACGTTGAATTCAACTTTCAGGCACGAATTGAATCACGTGACATTTCCGAATTTTCAGCGGATCCTGCACTTCACTGCTTCACGCACCAGTCGAAATACATATATCCACATCGATTTGACACTATTCGACATACAGCTTAGAGAGTCGATACAGATCATACAAGATGCCTAGCGACTTCATAACAACCATCGACTCCGATGACGAAACGCCAAACTACGGTGAATCAAGTGTGCAGAAGGGTAAAACACCCGTGAAGAACGACGAGTTAGATCCAGATTTCGAATTTGATTTCACTGGAGGGGGAAGGGAGACTGGACTAGATTTGTGGGGAGGAGACGAAGTCAAGGGATTAAAGAATGGTACAGAGGTGAGTCTATAGATCGCCCATTCCTGCTGGTCAAGCTTAAAAACTTACGAGGTCAAACATACTTAGCCCATCAACGTGGATGACATTATCGCTAGACGGAGAGGCAAACCACTCGAATCGTATGCTGATAGGAAACGCAAGAGGAAGGCTGtcctcgaagaagaagaagaagaagagcaaggggagagcgaggatgaagatgaagggtcTGAGGATCAGGATGAGGGCGAGAGTATGAgtaatggtgatgaagatgacgagatgTCTGTTGATGCTTCTGATCTTGAGAGTGGATCCGAGGAGGACAACGAGaacgacgatgaggaagaagacgaggaagaagacgaagaggaagaagaagaagaggaagaagaagaagaagaagcaggatCCTCATctgacgaagacgaagaaacTGCTGCCGAATTAGCACGAAAAGAAGCTTTCTTCGCCAAAGACCCAACATTCACCGATGATCCCACTTTACCAACCTCCTTCTCAGCTATGAATCTCTCTCGACCATTGTTACGAGCTCTCACTTCCTtacaactcacctcacctACCCCTATCCAAGCCCGAGCCATACCTTTGGCCTTGCAAGGTCGAGATATCCTAGGTTCAGCCGTGACTGGTTCCGGTAAGACCGCAGCGTTTATGATACCCGTATTAGAAAGATTGTGCTACAGGGAtagagggaaaggaggacAGGCATGTAGAGTACTGATTCTCTGTCCGACAAGAGAGTTGGCAGTACAGTGTGAAGCTGTTGGTAAAGCCTTGACTGAAAAGGGTGGATTAGATATAAGGTTCGCCCTGTTAGTTGGTGGATTATCATTGAACGCTCAAGCTCATACACTTCGAACACTTCCTGATGTACTTATCGCTACACCCGgtcgattgatcgatcatctcaccaATACACCTTCATTCACCCTTTCAGCGTTAGACGTGCTGGTCATCGACGAAGCTGATAGAATGTTAGAAGCTGGTTTCacagatgaattggaagaaatCATCAAAGCTTGTCCTAGATCAAGACAAACCATGTTATTCTCTGCTACCATGACTGATTCAGTGGATGAATTGGTCAAGTTGTCATTGGATAAACCAATTAGAGTATTCGTGGATCCCAAGAGAAATACAGCGAAAGGGTTGATTCAAGAGTTTGTTAGGATAAGATCGGACGATACGAGGTCTCCCAGTTTGTTGGCTCTGTGCAAAAGGACGGTCAGAGAGAAgtgtatcatcttcttcaggaGTAAAGCGTTGGCTCATCAGATGAGAATCGTATTTGGATTGAATGGGTTGAAGGCAGCAGAGCTACACGGTAATTTGACACAGGAGCAGGTGGGTGGAATTTTCTTTAAAACCCCATAACCGTCCgacaatagctgatatgaaaCACGTCTTGATAGCGTTTACAAGCACTCAACGACTTCAAAGCTGGATCGGTTGACTATCTCCTCGCTACCGATTTGGCTTCTCGAGGTTTAGATATCAAAGGAGTCGAAACGGTAATCAACTACGATATGCCAGGACAATTAGCCCAATATACACATCGAGTAGGACGAACTGCAAGAGCAGGTAGGAAGGGTCGATCGATCTCGCTGGTCGGGGAAGCAGAtaggaagatgttgaaagCTGCTGTGAAACAATCggaagctgatcaagttCGACAGCGAATCATTCCAGCTGAAGCCGTCAATGCCATGGCAGAGAAGCTGAacgagatcaaagatgagatccAAGAAGTCttgagagaggagaaggaagagaagttgTTGAGACAGGCTGATATGGAGTTAAAGAAGGGTCAGAATATGGTCGAGCATCATGATGAGATTCATTCGAGACCCGCTAGAACTTGGTTCCAgagtgagaaggaaaagcaGAATGctaagagtgagtatatttTATATCTGAAACACCTTGTTTTCCCATATCATGGACTGATCATTGGTCTTGTACGCTTAGGTGCAAGTAAAGAAGCATACGTTGGATCATTCCCCGATGCGAAAGACGCcaagaaagccaaagagaaggaagggcCCAAGAGAGGTAAATACGATGGATTATCACGCAAGgccaaaagaagaaagatggctatggaagaagatcaagcgGATCAACAATCTTCAAAATCTACTGCAATGGCTATTCGAAATGCCAAGAAAGCTGCTAGACCAGTCAAGATTACCGAAGCTTTACCTAAACCCAAGTCCGCCGCGAAGAAATCAGCTAAAGTCGGAGGTGGTAAGAGGAAATCTGcgtttgatgatgatagtaaACCATCCAAGAAACATGAGGGTATGCGTGCGAAGCCTACCAAAGTAAACTTGGATAAGAAGGGCAAAGGCGGGAAAGGCAAGAGCAAAGCGAAACGTAGATAAATGTCCATGCATGTGCTTGTTGTTCTATCTGttttctcactcacctctagTATCAATGGTTGTGTGCtaagatgacgatgagaatCACTCGTTCACATGGCCTCAGTATGGGGAGGTCATCACATCAACTCAGTCAACAAAGCAATGATTCGAACAAGTCCGTCTACACTTATCTTGCATTCTATGTTCCCGTCTCTGCCACTCACCTGCTTGTGCCACTTGGTATAACCTGGAGAATCGGTCACAAAGGGGAGGGGACGAGAAGACGGATTACTGTACGCTGATAGATAGGCATGCTTGTTATGATCTGTAGTCTTATAGTCTTGGTCAAGCAGCGTGTAGCTAGTAACAACAGTGAGTAGTctgtatgtactgtacagtgaCTTGTCCCGGCTAAATGGTATTGGCCAGTTACCGAGTGCTATTCTCGTGACTgactgttgttgttggatgTTACAAGCGCTTTTACCTGTTTAGATGTCCACTTGTATCATCTGTCATACTCGAACATCTgctcaaggtatatatatcaattgaaTCGATCTTTATATATATAGCAATCATTGCTTCGCAATCTTGTACATATCCTCTCTTGGacaacttcctcatcctgCCTATCACTTCCTGATAATCTCCGATCTCAAAGACAACACCCACATCATGGCTCGATTACAATCCCTTCGACCTCTACTTCGAGCATCGGCTCTACAAAAGGGCGGCGTGGTGTTATCGAAGAGGGGCATGGCAAGCAGTAAGTCCATCTCTAGCTATATCTTGTCTTTGCCTTTGGTGACTGATAGACTAACGATACATTACTTGATCGCAGAATTCGCTAAATTCGATTGGGAGGTAAGCTTCTCGATATCTCCTTCGGAAATGGTAAGGTCAGAATCGAAGCTGATAATGGCTCTTACCTAGGATCCACTTGACATGAA
The nucleotide sequence above comes from Kwoniella europaea PYCC6329 chromosome 1, complete sequence. Encoded proteins:
- a CDS encoding ATP-dependent RNA helicase DRS1: MPSDFITTIDSDDETPNYGESSVQKGKTPVKNDELDPDFEFDFTGGGRETGLDLWGGDEVKGLKNGTEPINVDDIIARRRGKPLESYADRKRKRKAVLEEEEEEEQGESEDEDEGSEDQDEGESMSNGDEDDEMSVDASDLESGSEEDNENDDEEEDEEEDEEEEEEEEEEEEEAGSSSDEDEETAAELARKEAFFAKDPTFTDDPTLPTSFSAMNLSRPLLRALTSLQLTSPTPIQARAIPLALQGRDILGSAVTGSGKTAAFMIPVLERLCYRDRGKGGQACRVLILCPTRELAVQCEAVGKALTEKGGLDIRFALLVGGLSLNAQAHTLRTLPDVLIATPGRLIDHLTNTPSFTLSALDVLVIDEADRMLEAGFTDELEEIIKACPRSRQTMLFSATMTDSVDELVKLSLDKPIRVFVDPKRNTAKGLIQEFVRIRSDDTRSPSLLALCKRTVREKCIIFFRSKALAHQMRIVFGLNGLKAAELHGNLTQEQRLQALNDFKAGSVDYLLATDLASRGLDIKGVETVINYDMPGQLAQYTHRVGRTARAGRKGRSISLVGEADRKMLKAAVKQSEADQVRQRIIPAEAVNAMAEKLNEIKDEIQEVLREEKEEKLLRQADMELKKGQNMVEHHDEIHSRPARTWFQSEKEKQNAKSASKEAYVGSFPDAKDAKKAKEKEGPKRGKYDGLSRKAKRRKMAMEEDQADQQSSKSTAMAIRNAKKAARPVKITEALPKPKSAAKKSAKVGGGKRKSAFDDDSKPSKKHEGMRAKPTKVNLDKKGKGGKGKSKAKRR